The DNA sequence GGATCGGGGACGGCGTGGTGCCCGTTGACGTCCGCTGGTACTGGACGGACAGCACGCCGTCGACCGGGATGCGGCTCGTGTCCACGTTGACCTCGCCGAACGCCCGCAGCGACGTCGGCGTGAACACCGTCGTCCAGTCGGTCCAGCCGCTCGCCCGGCTCGCCGCCACGATCAGCCCTCGCGGCATCACCAGGTAGAGGTTGTCGAAGCGGTCGAAGGCGAGTTTGGTGCGCTGGGTGCTGTTCGGCGCGACGGGGACCTCTCGCTTGGTCCACGTGCCGGCCACGCGGGTGAGGTGGAAGGTGCGCGCGTGGTCCGTCCGCTGCGGCGAGTAGTCCGAGACGCGGGGGACGAGCCGTTCCGGGACGTAGCTGATCACCACGTGGGGTGTGCCGGTCGAGTCGACGCCCTGGCTCTCCTGGTTCATCAGGGCGTGGTCGGGGCCCAGATGGTCGACGAGGATGCCGGGCGAGGAGACGCCGACCGGCGTGCCGCCCGTGGTCGCGACGACGGTTCCCGCGCTCGTGCGCCACGTCCGGCCCCGGTCGTCGCTGTGGACGTAACCCGTGTCGTGGTTGGCCAGGCCGCCGGGGGCCCACAGCACACCGCTGTCACCTTCGCGCCACGTGAACGCGGCGTGCAGGCGTCCGGTCCGGTCGTAGTCCAGCCCGTGCAGGTACATGTTGCGGGTCGTGGACACGACGCCGTTCGGCCCGGTGTAGTCGCCGACCGCGGAACTCCACGCGCCCAGCCGCGTCCAGACGCCGTCGCGGTACTCGGCCAGCTCGTTGACGCCGTTGCCGGAGCACCCGGTACGGTAGCTCAGCTGGAGGTCGCCCCCGGGCGTCACGACGAACTGCGGGTACGTCACCTCGCCCAGCTCCACGCCGTCCACCGTCCGCCGCACCGGGCCGAACGCGGCCGCGTCCCAGGGCAGCGGTGACGTGGCGAGCCCGACGACCGACTTCACGTAGAACACGCGGTTGTCGTGCGTGTCCATCGCGACGTGCAGCGTGCCGTCCCGCGGGCAGATGCCGAGCGAGATCACGTTGTGCGAGTCGTCCACGCGCAACCGGTGTGGCAGCACGACGTGCTCCCACTCCCCGCCGAGCGGCCTGCGCGCCACCACGGCGTGACGGCTGGAGGTGTACCACGTGGCGTACTGGTGCCCGGCGTGGGTGAGGATCGCGTCGCGCTGGAACGAGTTGTTGTTGACCACGCCGTCGTAGGACACGAAGAACAGCGCGGCGGGGTCCAACAAGGTGTCGGACACCAGGGTCGCGCTGGGTCCGTTCGGCCCGGTCTCCGACACCATCATCACTCCTCTGCTGGGGTGGTCAGCCCGCGCGGGGTCAGGTCGGCCACCGCCCACCGCGTGGCGCACGGTGTGGCGCTCCCAATTGCCGACGCCCGTCGTCACTCGCTCCACGTGCCACCGCACGTCGGCGCCAACGGCTTGCCGCTCTGCACGCCGGTCAGCGCGTAAACGTGACCCAGTTGCACCGGGGACGGGTCGGGCACCACGCCGTCGACCACGAACGTCGTCACCGACTTGGCGGGCACGGTGAGCGTGGCCGAGCGGTCCGCCGCGAGTCGGACCGGCTTGCCGCGCACCAGGGTGCCGGTGGCGTCGGTGACCACCGGTGTCACCGAGGCGTTGCCGTCGCCCATGTTGTGGCGGGCGATGTCCAGCCGCAGGCCGTCCCGCCGAACAGCAGGGTGGCCCCGCACGGTCACCGACGCGGCGGCCGTCAGCCCGCGTGTTCGGTGAAGGCTCATCGTCGTTGATCTCCTCTGCGGTGTTCGCGCCTGTCCGGGCAGCAGGACGAACAGGAGAGCGAGCGGTGCCGACCGAGCATCGGTGATCGATTCGGTCGGGTCAAGCACTATTTTTTCGTTTACGATCGTTTAGCCCAGGTTCGGACGCCGAAGGAGTCGAAGTGGTCGCGGTGTTGTGCGTGGGAGAGACCATGGCCGTGTTCACACCCGCCGAAGCCGGCCCACCCGAAGACGTCCGGACGTGGGTGCGGGGTGTCGGGGGCGCGGAGTCGAACGTGGCGTGCGCGCTGGCGGCGCTCGGCGTGGAGGTCGGCTGGGTGAGCGCGGTGGGCGACGACCCGTTCGGGCGGGCGGTCGTCGCGTCCGTGGCCGGGGCGGGTGTGGACGTCACGCGCGTGCGGGTCGACCCGGCGCGGCCCACCGGGCTCTACGTCAAGGAGGCAGGCAAGGCGGGGAGCACCGCGCGCTACTACCGCGCCGGCTCGGCCGCGTCCGCGCTCGGTCCGGAGGTGGTCGACGGGCTGGACCTGGACGCGGTGGCGTACGTGCACCTCACCGGCATCACGGCCGCGTTGTCGCCGTCCTGCCTCGCGCTCGTGCACGCCCTGCTGGA is a window from the Saccharothrix saharensis genome containing:
- a CDS encoding BNR repeat-containing protein, whose product is MVSETGPNGPSATLVSDTLLDPAALFFVSYDGVVNNNSFQRDAILTHAGHQYATWYTSSRHAVVARRPLGGEWEHVVLPHRLRVDDSHNVISLGICPRDGTLHVAMDTHDNRVFYVKSVVGLATSPLPWDAAAFGPVRRTVDGVELGEVTYPQFVVTPGGDLQLSYRTGCSGNGVNELAEYRDGVWTRLGAWSSAVGDYTGPNGVVSTTRNMYLHGLDYDRTGRLHAAFTWREGDSGVLWAPGGLANHDTGYVHSDDRGRTWRTSAGTVVATTGGTPVGVSSPGILVDHLGPDHALMNQESQGVDSTGTPHVVISYVPERLVPRVSDYSPQRTDHARTFHLTRVAGTWTKREVPVAPNSTQRTKLAFDRFDNLYLVMPRGLIVAASRASGWTDWTTVFTPTSLRAFGEVNVDTSRIPVDGVLSVQYQRTSTGTTPSPIRVADFRLGP